AATTAAaaccaaaaactttttttttcttcatttgctatttgaaaaattacattttatactttttttgcagaaatataATCTCAACCACCATTTCCCAAACTCTGATCTCTCATGTGTCGTTTCAGGAGGATGGGAACTTCGTGGTCTACGGCTGGAGACCTCTGTGGGCATCTGACACGTATGGCAATACCAGCGCCCAACGGCTGATCATGCAAGACGACTGCAACCTCGTCATGTACACACCAGACAAACCCGTGTGGGCCACCAACACCAGCTGCTCGGGTGTCAAAAGGTGCCGTTTGACTCTGGGTAACAACGGCATTCTGGTTGTCGAGAATGATGGCATTGTGGTGTGGAAATCCACcaagaaaaattaaaagtaatgaAGCAATCCTGTCTGAAAACTCTCCCAGCTTCATTTCTGTCTGTAAAGTCAATAAATCAGTAAAGAGCATCAGCTGGacgtctctgtgtctctgtgttatAACTGTTTTACTGTGATTATAATATTACATTCCCAAGCAAAACACTCAGTCAGCGTCAGAAGCTTGTCTGCTGAATCCAATCACACTGAATGTGATGTTAAGGCATTTACTCTGCTTTCACACTGCTGTAC
The genomic region above belongs to Pangasianodon hypophthalmus isolate fPanHyp1 chromosome 6, fPanHyp1.pri, whole genome shotgun sequence and contains:
- the LOC113534658 gene encoding B-type lectin plumieribetin-like gives rise to the protein MSRNFLSMNEELHKGDLLLSNNQEYKAIFQEDGNFVVYGWRPLWASDTYGNTSAQRLIMQDDCNLVMYTPDKPVWATNTSCSGVKRCRLTLGNNGILVVENDGIVVWKSTKKN